In the Candidatus Methylomirabilota bacterium genome, one interval contains:
- a CDS encoding VOC family protein: VMDRGTNRDGTTLVFLSHDPDQHHQLVLVTGRPPGIDYNVVNQISFKLPTLADLKAMHARVREAGIKEFRIVTHGNAWSVYFPDPEGNRVELFVDTPWHTPQPFAEPFDIEAPVEAILARTEAICRSRPGFVSRVEWRKAQVERMA, translated from the coding sequence GTCATGGATCGCGGGACGAACCGGGACGGGACCACGCTGGTCTTCCTGTCGCACGACCCCGACCAGCATCACCAGCTCGTGCTGGTGACCGGCCGGCCCCCCGGCATCGACTACAACGTCGTGAACCAGATCTCGTTCAAGCTGCCCACGCTCGCCGACCTCAAGGCCATGCACGCGCGCGTGCGCGAGGCAGGCATCAAAGAGTTCCGCATCGTCACCCACGGCAACGCCTGGTCGGTCTACTTCCCGGACCCCGAGGGCAACCGCGTCGAGCTCTTCGTCGATACTCCCTGGCACACGCCGCAACCCTTCGCGGAGCCGTTCGACATCGAAGCGCCGGTCGAGGCGATCCTGGCGCGGACCGAGGCCATCTGCCGGAGCCGTCCCGGGTTCGTGTCGCGCGTCGAGTGGCGGAAGGCCCAGGTGGAGAGGATGGCATGA